In Caballeronia sp. Lep1P3, a single genomic region encodes these proteins:
- a CDS encoding DUF1045 domain-containing protein translates to MTAAITNNPRIALYYAPPASSAWWREGCEWLGRDAESGLSIQTGVHAWTEAPRRYGWHATIVAPFHCARGVTPADVLAAAQAWASATPRFEMPVRAAQLNRFVALRPAHASDDERLRAMAASALHALASVRARPSAESIERRVSPGMSARQIALLREWGYPYVLEEYRFHMTLSDSLDDAHARATIASEWTRRIERLGPLPIHGAALFVEPQPGAPFMLWQRLPFTNIANIANTAQDKA, encoded by the coding sequence ATGACCGCCGCGATCACGAACAATCCACGCATCGCGCTGTATTACGCGCCGCCCGCATCGTCGGCATGGTGGCGCGAAGGCTGCGAATGGCTCGGCCGCGACGCGGAAAGTGGCCTGTCGATTCAGACGGGCGTGCACGCATGGACCGAAGCGCCGCGTCGCTATGGCTGGCACGCGACCATCGTTGCGCCCTTTCATTGCGCGCGCGGCGTTACGCCTGCCGACGTGCTCGCCGCAGCGCAGGCGTGGGCGAGCGCGACGCCGCGCTTCGAGATGCCGGTGCGTGCCGCGCAACTGAACCGCTTCGTTGCATTGCGCCCGGCGCACGCGAGCGACGACGAACGCCTGCGCGCGATGGCCGCAAGCGCGCTGCATGCACTTGCCTCCGTGCGTGCGCGCCCTTCCGCCGAGAGCATCGAGCGGCGCGTGAGCCCGGGCATGAGCGCGCGTCAGATCGCGTTGCTGCGCGAATGGGGCTATCCGTATGTGCTCGAGGAATATCGCTTTCATATGACGCTTTCCGATTCACTCGATGACGCCCACGCGCGCGCAACTATCGCAAGCGAGTGGACGCGCCGCATCGAGCGGCTCGGACCATTGCCCATTCACGGCGCGGCGCTGTTCGTCGAGCCGCAGCCGGGCGCGCCATTCATGCTATGGCAGCGCCTGCCCTTCACCAACATTGCGAACATCGCGAACACTGCACAGGACAAGGCATGA
- the phnN gene encoding phosphonate metabolism protein/1,5-bisphosphokinase (PRPP-forming) PhnN, whose product MSKSDSAKLIYVMGPSGAGKDSLLSFARERVGASVMFAHRYITREIGDGENHIALTHDEFASRLSHGLFAMHWESLGLRYGIGIEVDVWLARGVPVVVNGSRQHAETALSRYPDACFVHIDAAPAVLAARLARRGREDARQIEARLARKPAFELPGHARVVRIDNSGLLADAGARLLDVVGDPAR is encoded by the coding sequence ATGAGCAAATCAGACAGCGCAAAACTGATCTATGTGATGGGCCCGTCGGGTGCGGGCAAGGATTCGTTACTGAGCTTCGCACGCGAACGTGTGGGCGCAAGCGTGATGTTCGCGCATCGCTACATCACGCGCGAAATCGGCGATGGCGAGAACCATATCGCGCTCACGCATGACGAATTCGCGTCGCGCCTCTCGCACGGCCTCTTCGCGATGCATTGGGAAAGCCTCGGTCTGCGCTATGGAATCGGCATCGAAGTGGATGTGTGGCTTGCGCGTGGCGTGCCGGTCGTCGTGAACGGCTCGCGCCAGCATGCCGAGACCGCGCTATCGCGCTATCCCGACGCGTGCTTCGTTCATATCGATGCCGCGCCCGCCGTGCTCGCCGCGCGGCTCGCACGGCGCGGTCGCGAGGATGCGCGGCAGATCGAAGCGCGGCTCGCGCGCAAGCCTGCATTCGAGCTGCCTGGGCATGCGCGCGTGGTGCGTATCGACAATTCGGGCTTGCTTGCGGATGCGGGCGCCAGGCTTCTGGATGTGGTGGGCGACCCCGCGCGATAA
- the phnE gene encoding phosphonate ABC transporter, permease protein PhnE encodes MSIIGWMALIAVLGLSWQSADMRPLDLFSASGNMSEFARDFFPPDFSEWRTYMHEMIVTLAVAVWGTALALVCAVPCGLLSAQNIAPVWIAQPVRRLMDACRAINEMVFAMLFIVAVGLGPFAGVLALWVHTTGVLAKLFAEAVEAVDARPAEGVRATGASSLDEIVYGVLPQVMPLWISFALYRFESNVRSAMVVGMVGAGGIGVVLYEAIRSFNYAQTAAVMLIVVVIVSLIDLMSGWIRERVI; translated from the coding sequence ATGTCGATCATCGGCTGGATGGCGCTGATTGCCGTGCTAGGGCTTTCATGGCAAAGCGCGGACATGCGCCCGCTCGACTTGTTCAGCGCATCGGGCAACATGAGTGAGTTCGCACGCGACTTCTTTCCGCCGGACTTCAGCGAATGGCGCACCTATATGCACGAGATGATCGTGACGCTTGCGGTCGCCGTGTGGGGCACCGCGCTTGCGCTGGTATGCGCGGTGCCGTGCGGACTGCTGTCCGCGCAGAATATCGCGCCCGTGTGGATCGCGCAGCCCGTTCGCCGCTTGATGGACGCATGCCGCGCGATCAACGAGATGGTCTTCGCGATGCTCTTCATCGTCGCGGTGGGGCTTGGGCCGTTTGCGGGCGTGCTTGCGCTTTGGGTCCATACGACCGGCGTGCTCGCCAAGCTCTTCGCCGAAGCGGTGGAAGCCGTCGATGCGCGCCCTGCCGAAGGCGTCCGTGCAACAGGCGCAAGCAGTCTCGATGAAATCGTCTATGGCGTGCTGCCGCAAGTCATGCCGCTATGGATTTCATTCGCGCTTTATCGCTTCGAATCCAACGTGCGCTCGGCCATGGTGGTGGGTATGGTCGGCGCGGGCGGCATCGGCGTCGTGCTTTACGAGGCCATTCGATCATTCAACTATGCGCAGACGGCAGCGGTCATGCTGATCGTCGTGGTGATCGTTTCGCTCATCGATCTGATGTCGGGGTGGATCAGAGAGCGCGTCATCTGA
- the phnD gene encoding phosphonate ABC transporter substrate-binding protein: protein MKSARIFVAGAALASCLLSQAALAETLNFGIISTDSSAALKQRWQPLIDDLNKQTGLDVKAYFATDYAGIIEAMRFNKVQIGFFGNASAIEAVDRSKGEVFAKVKYKSGEAGYYSVLITNANSKWKSLDQVLKNSHEINLGFGDPNSTSGTLVPSYYLFAKNGLSAKTSFKSVLPSSHEANMLAVVNDKVDVATNNTDMLDTIKTEHPELYSKVRVLWKSPLIPSDPLVWRRDLPQATKDKLRNFFDHYAQKDPHEQAVMTAISGYSGFADSSDAQLVPIRQMALFQKKEQVQNDAHLDDADKKAQIATLDQKLVALDNAAAK from the coding sequence ATGAAATCAGCACGTATCTTCGTGGCTGGCGCTGCTCTGGCGTCATGTCTTCTGAGCCAGGCGGCGCTTGCCGAAACGCTCAACTTCGGCATCATTTCCACGGATTCGTCGGCGGCGCTCAAGCAGCGCTGGCAGCCGCTCATCGACGATCTCAACAAGCAGACGGGTCTCGACGTGAAGGCGTATTTCGCCACCGATTACGCGGGCATCATCGAAGCCATGCGCTTCAACAAGGTGCAGATCGGCTTCTTCGGCAATGCGTCGGCAATCGAAGCCGTGGACCGTTCCAAGGGCGAAGTCTTCGCGAAGGTCAAGTACAAGAGCGGCGAGGCCGGCTATTACTCGGTGCTAATCACGAACGCGAACAGCAAGTGGAAGAGCCTCGATCAGGTGCTGAAGAATAGCCACGAAATCAACTTGGGCTTTGGCGATCCTAACTCGACGTCCGGCACGCTGGTGCCTTCGTATTATCTGTTCGCGAAGAACGGCTTGTCCGCGAAGACGTCGTTCAAGAGCGTGCTGCCTTCGAGCCATGAGGCCAACATGCTCGCGGTCGTCAACGACAAAGTGGACGTCGCGACCAACAATACCGACATGCTCGATACCATCAAGACGGAGCATCCGGAACTGTATTCCAAGGTGCGCGTGCTGTGGAAGTCGCCGCTGATTCCGTCGGACCCGCTCGTATGGCGTCGCGATTTGCCGCAGGCAACGAAGGACAAGCTGCGCAATTTCTTCGATCACTATGCGCAGAAGGACCCGCATGAACAGGCTGTGATGACGGCGATATCCGGCTATTCCGGCTTTGCGGATTCATCGGATGCGCAATTGGTGCCTATTCGCCAGATGGCGCTCTTCCAGAAAAAAGAGCAAGTGCAAAACGACGCGCATCTCGACGATGCCGACAAGAAAGCCCAGATCGCCACGCTCGACCAGAAGCTCGTGGCGCTCGATAACGCGGCGGCGAAGTAA
- the phnC gene encoding phosphonate ABC transporter ATP-binding protein: MNAIRIERLSKTFRNGRKALDSIDLRIEEGEMVALIGASGSGKSTLLRHIAGFIAADPAPSHVTLLGRPIQQNGKIVREVRAIRRDVAFVFQQFNLVGRLSVMTNVLIGALSRVPLWRRLSGCFPPRERALALDSLAAMGIGDHAFERASNLSGGQQQRAALARALVQRARIVLADEPIASLDPESARRVMELMQSLNRDHKLTVIVSLHQIDVAMKYCARTVALRDGRVVFDGPSERLTPDVLRDLYGSAASELLARPAAQERHDIEPSPVAAFSSIAPAVGS; the protein is encoded by the coding sequence ATGAACGCAATACGCATCGAGCGTCTTAGCAAGACGTTCCGAAATGGCCGCAAGGCGCTCGACTCGATCGATCTGCGCATCGAGGAAGGCGAAATGGTGGCGCTCATCGGTGCATCGGGATCGGGAAAATCGACCCTGTTGCGGCATATCGCGGGCTTCATCGCAGCGGACCCGGCGCCCTCGCATGTGACGCTGCTCGGCAGGCCGATTCAGCAGAACGGCAAGATCGTGCGTGAAGTGCGCGCCATTCGCCGCGATGTCGCCTTCGTATTCCAGCAATTCAATCTCGTCGGGCGTCTTTCGGTGATGACCAACGTGCTCATCGGCGCGTTGTCGCGCGTGCCGTTGTGGCGTCGCTTGTCGGGATGCTTTCCGCCGCGCGAACGCGCGCTTGCGCTCGATTCGCTCGCGGCAATGGGCATTGGCGATCACGCGTTCGAGCGCGCGAGCAATCTGTCGGGCGGGCAACAGCAGCGCGCCGCGCTCGCACGCGCACTCGTGCAGCGCGCGCGCATCGTGCTTGCCGACGAGCCTATCGCATCGCTCGATCCCGAATCGGCGCGGCGCGTGATGGAACTCATGCAGTCGCTCAATCGCGATCACAAGCTGACGGTGATCGTGTCGCTGCATCAGATCGATGTCGCGATGAAGTATTGCGCGCGCACCGTTGCGCTGCGCGACGGGCGCGTGGTCTTCGACGGCCCTTCGGAGCGGCTCACGCCCGACGTGCTGCGCGACCTCTACGGCTCGGCTGCGAGCGAACTGCTCGCGAGGCCCGCCGCGCAGGAACGCCACGATATCGAGCCTTCGCCAGTGGCCGCGTTCTCTTCCATCGCGCCGGCTGTCGGCTCCTGA
- a CDS encoding Pr6Pr family membrane protein — MSFPKKTSRRHESELPLHTPSTASLALAAAIAMIAWLAIAAQTDLTIARSLGRGLTVIDGLARMSSYLTNLTVLLTAISFTCVATRARAPIARFFRRPTVVTAVVVYIAFVGIAYNALLRFLWSPTGYRALVNESLHTVVPALAALYWFLFVPRFHLSWRRCALWLVYPLCYLFVTLWRGSSSDFYPYWFINVAELGYERVFFNATLLVAGFLVLMSFFLFVNHRRDDLSVPDPEVESSEDMTDPGAPR; from the coding sequence ATGTCCTTCCCCAAGAAAACCTCGCGGCGGCACGAGTCAGAATTGCCGCTTCATACGCCGAGCACTGCGTCGTTAGCGCTCGCAGCCGCCATCGCGATGATTGCGTGGCTTGCCATCGCGGCGCAGACGGATCTCACCATCGCGCGTTCGCTCGGTCGCGGGCTGACCGTCATCGACGGCCTCGCGCGCATGAGCAGCTATCTCACGAACCTCACGGTGTTGCTCACGGCCATTAGCTTCACCTGTGTCGCCACGCGCGCGCGTGCGCCCATCGCGCGCTTTTTTAGGCGGCCGACGGTCGTCACTGCGGTTGTGGTCTATATCGCGTTCGTCGGCATCGCCTATAACGCGCTGTTGCGGTTTCTCTGGTCGCCAACGGGATATCGCGCGCTCGTCAACGAATCGCTGCATACGGTCGTGCCGGCGCTGGCCGCGTTATATTGGTTTCTATTCGTGCCGCGCTTTCATCTTTCCTGGCGACGATGCGCGCTCTGGCTCGTTTATCCGCTCTGCTATCTGTTCGTCACGCTATGGCGAGGCAGTTCGTCGGACTTCTATCCATACTGGTTCATCAACGTGGCCGAACTCGGCTATGAACGCGTGTTCTTCAATGCAACGCTGCTCGTTGCGGGCTTTCTCGTATTGATGAGCTTCTTTCTCTTCGTCAATCATCGGCGCGACGATTTGAGCGTGCCCGACCCGGAAGTCGAATCCAGCGAAGACATGACCGATCCGGGCGCGCCTCGTTGA
- a CDS encoding EthD family reductase, translating into MATLVALYKTPSDAQAFDAHYTSTHAPLAKKMPGVRSYTVSAGPVSVAQGESPYHLVALLQFDSLDAIQSALGSPEGQATAADLANFAQAGVELLMFDTRDA; encoded by the coding sequence ATGGCTACACTCGTTGCGCTCTACAAAACGCCGTCCGATGCGCAGGCATTCGACGCACACTACACATCGACGCACGCACCGCTCGCGAAGAAAATGCCCGGCGTTAGAAGTTATACGGTGAGCGCCGGACCCGTTTCGGTCGCGCAGGGCGAATCGCCTTATCACCTTGTCGCGCTTCTTCAATTCGATTCGCTCGATGCCATTCAGTCGGCGCTAGGCTCTCCCGAAGGGCAGGCGACGGCAGCGGATCTCGCAAACTTCGCGCAGGCCGGCGTCGAATTGCTGATGTTCGATACGAGAGACGCCTGA
- a CDS encoding MBL fold metallo-hydrolase — MTQRCVKAFIAACVMAWIWLAHSAMAALAGMPAPIAIAPGVYAFIGTGDAVAPENHGIVANNGFIVGTNGVTVIDTGPSYRYGRAMIEAIRKVTPLPVKLVIITHQAPEFVFGAAAFRDRDVPILAHARAAQLIRERCAICLANLRRTLGDDEMAGSRVTVPERTIEGTTEIESGGRKLQLLHFGPASTPGDLAVLDTQSGVLFAGSLVSNGRIPELRNEQIPGWLGALENLRALDLTTVVPAFGPPLRGDDMLQTGVYLRELDASVKRAYKSGMGLTEAMHSVQVPAFSGYKLYATAQPQNVQRIYLQLEKQ, encoded by the coding sequence ATGACGCAGCGCTGCGTCAAGGCGTTTATCGCTGCATGCGTGATGGCGTGGATATGGCTCGCTCACTCGGCAATGGCGGCGCTGGCCGGCATGCCGGCGCCCATCGCGATTGCGCCGGGGGTCTATGCGTTCATCGGCACGGGCGATGCCGTTGCGCCCGAGAATCACGGCATCGTCGCGAATAATGGCTTCATCGTGGGGACGAATGGCGTAACCGTGATCGACACCGGGCCGTCGTATCGATATGGCCGCGCGATGATCGAAGCCATTCGCAAAGTCACGCCCTTGCCGGTGAAGCTCGTCATCATCACGCATCAGGCGCCCGAATTCGTATTCGGTGCAGCGGCGTTTCGCGACCGCGACGTGCCGATACTCGCGCATGCGCGCGCTGCGCAATTGATCCGCGAGCGCTGCGCCATTTGCCTCGCGAATCTAAGACGAACATTAGGCGACGACGAAATGGCGGGCTCGCGCGTGACCGTGCCCGAGCGCACCATCGAAGGCACGACGGAAATAGAAAGCGGTGGACGCAAGCTGCAACTGCTGCATTTCGGGCCGGCAAGCACGCCAGGCGATCTTGCCGTGCTGGACACGCAATCGGGCGTTCTCTTCGCGGGAAGCCTCGTGTCGAACGGTCGGATTCCGGAGCTGCGCAACGAGCAGATACCCGGCTGGCTCGGCGCGCTGGAAAACCTGCGCGCACTCGACCTCACGACTGTCGTTCCCGCGTTCGGCCCGCCATTGCGCGGCGACGACATGCTGCAAACAGGCGTCTATCTGCGCGAACTCGATGCATCGGTCAAACGCGCCTACAAGAGCGGCATGGGTTTGACCGAGGCCATGCATTCGGTGCAAGTGCCCGCGTTCAGCGGCTACAAGCTCTATGCGACGGCACAGCCGCAGAACGTGCAACGCATCTATCTTCAGTTGGAGAAGCAGTAA
- a CDS encoding quinoprotein dehydrogenase-associated SoxYZ-like carrier, with the protein MLMHSTHVARARTMALAASLAMLAPCVAHAAHPDDDPDKVARWLDFKEGAFKGRTIDTHGDAVIKLDAPARAADAAVVPIAISAQFAQTPERFIRKVYLFIDENPEPYAGSFEFTPESGLASIETRVRVEDYTFMRAIAETSDGHLYSAVRFVKASGGCSAPADKDDEAAERAAGAVRLQAEGKAVAGKPELAQLMVRHPNRTGMAMNQVTRNYATAYFVRKVAITYADKPVMTANVNFSISENPNFRFYFLPGAKGELKAHIEDTKNKAFEAAVGIDAQAGAQASAMK; encoded by the coding sequence ATGCTGATGCATTCAACTCACGTCGCGCGCGCACGAACGATGGCGCTTGCGGCGTCGCTCGCCATGCTTGCGCCGTGCGTCGCGCACGCGGCGCATCCCGACGACGATCCCGACAAGGTCGCGCGCTGGCTGGACTTCAAGGAAGGCGCATTCAAGGGACGCACGATCGATACGCATGGCGATGCCGTCATCAAACTGGACGCCCCCGCGCGCGCGGCGGATGCCGCCGTGGTCCCGATTGCAATCAGCGCGCAATTCGCGCAGACGCCCGAGCGCTTCATCAGGAAAGTCTATCTTTTCATCGACGAGAATCCGGAGCCGTATGCAGGCTCTTTCGAATTCACGCCGGAGTCCGGGCTTGCGAGCATCGAAACGCGCGTGCGCGTGGAAGACTACACGTTCATGCGCGCCATCGCCGAAACCAGCGACGGGCATCTCTATAGCGCCGTGCGCTTCGTGAAGGCATCGGGTGGCTGTTCCGCGCCCGCCGACAAGGACGATGAAGCCGCCGAGCGCGCAGCGGGCGCAGTGCGTTTGCAGGCCGAAGGCAAGGCCGTTGCCGGCAAGCCCGAGCTTGCGCAACTCATGGTCCGGCACCCGAACCGCACCGGCATGGCGATGAATCAGGTGACGCGCAATTACGCCACGGCCTATTTCGTTCGCAAGGTGGCGATTACTTATGCAGATAAGCCTGTCATGACCGCGAACGTCAATTTCTCGATTAGCGAGAACCCGAATTTCCGCTTTTATTTCTTGCCGGGCGCTAAGGGCGAGCTCAAGGCGCATATCGAGGATACGAAGAATAAAGCGTTCGAAGCAGCCGTCGGGATAGATGCGCAAGCCGGCGCGCAAGCATCGGCGATGAAATGA